In a single window of the Chaetodon trifascialis isolate fChaTrf1 chromosome 19, fChaTrf1.hap1, whole genome shotgun sequence genome:
- the tcte1 gene encoding dynein regulatory complex subunit 5, which yields MFDSRSTLPHAETVTADRGHKNPATMPASPCPTGANLSPAKGMTRRIIAEDPDWSLAIVPCLSNLCLRSIMRNFEEKPIFEDLTDLQKDFVQERLSTSLNLHVTANLIGDGVYWKRCCEQRWDVCDVSHYGHSWKRMFFERHVENMIELFIPDVTDPKTILEMVPLCKNYVKRLDISQLLPPIKEPQKEEVEYGYELASDTDYDGPSMDHFDFNILLNKLENLEELHLVYRVKQCGMNFEWKMFEMTNRDCESLAKALKSCKTLKLLRLHESHIEDKKCRVLVKYLLHHPSLRELDFSHNLIGDKGARAIGKLLANSKLENLNLCDNDIRGPGAKALAHALSKNSTLLSLNLRLNRLRDEGGEAIGKALLSNHILRHLHLGGNEVTRPTAVALAKVLFQNNTLKSVNLSCNNLGVDGGKALEEAMAHNTSVTECDIRLTEVDEQSVSSINQVVWTNQSLEQRRRAQESKTK from the exons ATGTTTGACAGCAGATCCACGCTGCCTCATGCCGAGACAGTGACGGCTGATCG AGGACACAAAAACCCTGCCACAATGCCCGCGTCCCCCTGTCCCACAGGAGCCAACCTCAGCCCAGCTAAAGGCATGACAAGGAGGATCATTGCTGAAGACCCAGACTGGTCCCTGGCTATAGTGCCCTGTCTCTCAAACCTCTGTCTGCGGAGCATCATGAGAAACTTTGAGG AAAAGCCCATATTTGAAGACCTGACTGATCTTCAGAAAGACTTTGTGCAGGAAAGACTGTCCACCTCCCTGAACCTGCACGTGACAGCCAACCTGATCGGCGATGGCGTCTATTGGAAGCGGTGCTGCGAGCAGCGGTGGGACGTTTGTGACGTCTCTCACTACGGCCACAGCTGGAAACGAATGTTCTTTGAGAGGCACGTGGAGAACATGATTGAGCTTTTTATCCCAGATGTGACGGATCCAAAGACAATTCTAGAGATGGTACCACTTTGTAAGAACTATGTCAAAAGACTGGACATCTCCCAACTCCTGCCGCCTATCAAGGAGCCCCAGAAGGAGGAAGTGGAGTATGGCTACGAGTTGGCAAGTGACACTGACTATGACGGACCGTCTATGGACCACTTTGACTTTAACATCCTGCTCAACAAGCTGGAAAACCTGGAGGAGCTCCATTTGGTGTACAGGGTCAAACAGTGTGGTATGAACTTTGAATGGAAGATGTTTGAGATGACTAACAGAGACTGTGAGTCCCTCGCCAAGGCCCTGAAGTCCTGCAAGACTTTGAAG CTTCTAAGGCTCCATGAAAGCCACATTGAGGACAAAAAGTGCCGGGTGCTGGTGAAATACCTCTTGCACCACCCGTCCCTGAGGGAGCTCGACTTTTCTCACAACCTGATCGGAGACAAAGGAGCCAGAGCCATCGGCAAGCTGCTCGCCAATAGTAAACTGGAGAACCTGAACCTGTGTGACAACGACATTAGAGGCCCGGGAGCCAAAGCTTTAGCTCATGCCTTGTCCAAGAATTCCACTCTTTTGTCACTCAACCTGCGTCTCAACCGTCTGCGAGATGAGGGGGGCGAGGCTATTGGCAAGGCCCTGCTGAGCAACCACATCCTACGTCACCTGCACCTGGGAGGCAATGAGGTGACGAGGCCTACCGCTGTTGCTCTGGCTAAAGTGCTATTTCAGAATAACACCCTGAAGAGCGTCAATCTCTCCTGCAACAACCTGGGTGTG gatggAGGTAAAGCTCTGGAGGAGGCGATGGCTCACAACACCAGCGTAACAGAATGCGATATCCGTCTGACGGAGGTCGACGAGCAGAGCGTTTCCTCCATTAACCAGGTGGTTTGGACCAACCAGAGTCTGGAGCAAAGGAGACGCGCTCAGGAGAGTAAAACCAAGTAG